GTAATTTACTTGCACTGGGGTGAGCTTCCCTGCTCATGTTGACATTTAAATACAACTAAATCTAAGCAtcatgatttataaaaataactttagtgGAATGACTGttatcaaaacaaaataaggcaaaaattcagttttgcatcttttttttttttagacggtatcttgttctgttgccaggctggagtgcagtggctctatctcggctcactgcaacctctgcctcccaggttcaagtgattctcctgcctctgcctcccaagtagctgggattacaagcaaccatcaccacacccggctaatttttgtatttttagtagaaacggggctttaccatgttgaccaggatggtctcgatctcttgaccttgtgatccgcccacctcagtctcccaaagtgctgagaattacaggcatgagccactgcgcaagCCTAAATGGAATCTTCTGCTCTTCCCATTTCAACCCACTAGTTTCAGGAAGCTTAACTCAGTCAGCTACCTCacagaaaatcagaaatgaattGTGCAAATTTAGCCTAAAATGTGAAATCTAACCCAATGATATTATATCTCATTACTTCACAAATTTTTAACCATAGCTTAGCATTTTTATTCTCCCAATGTTTGTTTTCctattgcttttttaaatgcCTGTTTCACATCCTTGTTCCTGAGGCCATAGATCATGGGGTTCAGCATGGGTATCACTGTGGTGTAAAACACAGCCACCATTTTCCCCTGCTCCACGGACTCCTCTGTGGGGCGTCTCAAATGCATGCAGAAGAGGGTTCCATAGAAGATTGTGACAACTGTCAGGTGGGAGCCACATGTGGAAAAagcttttttccttccctctgcagAACGGCTTCTGAGGATAGTGACAAGGATGAACATGTAGGATGTGAGAATGATGAGAAGGGACTGGACGTTGCTGCAGCCAGCTACTATGTACATGGACAGCTCCTTACTGTATGTGTCAGAGCATGCCAGTTTGATAAGAGGAGGATCAGCACAGTAGAAATGGTTGATTTCATTAGCACCACAGAAGGAGAGGTTGTAGGTCCTTAAGGTTTCCATCACACTGAGAAGAAAACCATAGACATAAGGGACAATGACCAGGCGGACACAAACACCTTGGGACATTTTGCTACTGTAGAGCAATGGATTACAGATGGCCACATAGCGGTCATATGCCATGACTGCCAACATGCAGTGCTCTGTAAGGACCACAGCAATGACAACATAGCACTGCACCAAACAACCTGCGTAGGAAATAGTCTTCTTCTCCGAAAAGAAattttctagcattttgggagtgACATTTGTGGAGAAACACAGATCTAGAATGGacaaactggagagaaaaaagtACATGGGAGTGTGAAGTCGAGAATCAACTTTGATTAAAATAATCATCCCCAAGTTTCCTACCACAGTGACCGTGTAGACAAAAAGGAACAGCGCAAAGAAGGCAACTCGCAGCTCTGGACGGCTTGTTAGACCCAAGAGAACAAATTCTGTCACTTCAGTGTAGTTTCTTCTGGACATTTCTTTGTCTCATATGGGAGGCATTGGTCTGATTATCTaaggagaaatagaaacttttttaaaatcactaaaacCCTAGTTAAATATCATGTTTTAATTATGTTATCTCAGTAGCAGTTCTGTAACTGAAGATGAACAGTTATCCTATGGCGCAAGTCTAAACATTTGCAACAAGTGGCTTCCATTGAGGCTGAATTTGTAATCACAGTGTGCAATTAAGTTGGAGGCttaatgcaaaattataaatgaaagtatCCCTATACTttgagaaatttctttaaaaaatctagatAACTTGTATGTTAAAGATTAAATTGTAATAGAGATTTTGAAATGCTTAGAACTTCTACTGACCTGCTTTCATATACATACAAAGCTACATAAGAGGTGGAAAGGACTTTGAGGATAACCCAGGCAAAGTTCTTCATTCTgaagactgagaaactgaatcCTAGAGAGATGAAGTGACTAATCCCACTCAGATGCTTATCTCATACATCCCCATTCGGTGATCTGCTAATATACTATATATCTCACCAAGTTTGATTTACTGTCTTGAAcctaaaaacatgtatttatatattttgttgtttttggtagtAGTGCTTTTGGTGGTGATGTGGATGCTGGTGCTTTGTGTTATAAATTAGTTTTTGAGAACTCGTGTAAATAAAGCCTTTCGTTTGAGTCTTAAACATTGATATCATGTGTTTATAAGCATTTTGTCCAATTTTCACACCACAATTTAGCCTGTCTGTTGGGTTAAACAAGTGTATTTATGCGCCTTCATCAATATCTCAAGTCTATATGaaattttatatgtatctttGAGGTATCAatctatgttttaatttgttcCTGTATTTTAATTTCTCACTATTTTACTAAATTCATGCTGCACAGAACCAACATTATAGTCCTCTGCTTGGCTCACATGCTCTTTTATATTGCTGTATAAAGAAGTCCTATATCAGTGAATTTCCCATTCCTCCATTATGTTAACCCTGATGTATAGGTTAGTCATTAGGATAAAAGGAATTAACTTAATCACCctaagatgattaaaaaaaaaatgttttctggttCTCAATCTGTACTTACTCGCTGCTAATATGCCCAGAATAAATTACCTGATCTACTTTGATGCCATTGCCACACAACattaaaaagccttaaaaatgggctggatgtggtggcttatgcctgtaatcccagcactttgggaggccaagacgtgTTGATCACTTctggtcatgagttcaagaccagcctgtccaacatggtgaaaacccatctctactaaaaatacaaaaaatcagccaggtatggtgatgtgcacctgtaaccccagctactcaggaggttgaggcaggagaatcacttaaacacaagaggcagaggttgtagtgagctgagatcatgccagtgcaccccagcctgggtgacagagagagctGAGACTTCatcggaaggaaggaaggaaggaaggagggagggagggagggagggagggagggaggaagaagggaggaaggaaggaaggagaaaagaaaagaaaggaagaaagagaaagagagggagagagggagggagggaaggaaggaaggaaggagggaaaagaaagagagttaAAAATGGAGTGAGATTCTTTGTTCACTGAGGGAAGGatacaatagcataaaaagaTCAATCTTTCCTAAATGATCCATAGAGTCAAATAAATTCCAATCAAAATTCAATCACAATTCTTGTGGAATAGctgattctaatatttatatggaaGTGTAaaataggaagagtcaatatctcCCAGGACAATAAGCAGTTACTTATTAGATATCAAGATTTACTATAAAACCAGTATTCAGGACAGTGTGTTATTGAcatgaaattggaaaaaaaaaaaaaaaacacacttttatGTTCCAGAATAGAAAGTACAGGAATGGTTATATGTATATAGATGATGTGACATATAACAAAGGTGATGTTTCAGATCGGAGTTGGAAAGATGGACTGTTTTAGTGTTTACTATTGGATTAATGGATTATAGATTATTTAAATGGGAAAATTATTAAATTGTGTATTTACTTTAAACAATGCACAGAAATTACTTATAATTCTAGGGAGTGGTTTAATGTGTATTCATTATATTTTGTAGCTCGTAGTTTATATAGACATTACgcatttactgaatttatcaaaaattattttaaatatataaaatatcaaattaagttaaaatatcaTATGTGTTAATCTGTCTCCGTATTTTGATTAACAATTTCAGTATACTAACAATTgcataaaatgaaatttacaactaattttttttccatggg
The genomic region above belongs to Papio anubis isolate 15944 chromosome 12, Panubis1.0, whole genome shotgun sequence and contains:
- the LOC101001131 gene encoding olfactory receptor 1030-like; its protein translation is MSRRNYTEVTEFVLLGLTSRPELRVAFFALFLFVYTVTVVGNLGMIILIKVDSRLHTPMYFFLSSLSILDLCFSTNVTPKMLENFFSEKKTISYAGCLVQCYVVIAVVLTEHCMLAVMAYDRYVAICNPLLYSSKMSQGVCVRLVIVPYVYGFLLSVMETLRTYNLSFCGANEINHFYCADPPLIKLACSDTYSKELSMYIVAGCSNVQSLLIILTSYMFILVTILRSRSAEGRKKAFSTCGSHLTVVTIFYGTLFCMHLRRPTEESVEQGKMVAVFYTTVIPMLNPMIYGLRNKDVKQAFKKAIGKQTLGE